The bacterium genome has a window encoding:
- a CDS encoding NAD-dependent epimerase/dehydratase family protein has protein sequence MKVLITGGAGFIGSHLSDRLLAEGNEVLVIDNYSTGRRDNLKAHPNLIIVEGTIADEEIVAKIFDDFHPDQVVHAAASYKDPDNWEEDVRTNVLGSAIITKESRRLNVSRLIYFQTALCYGLKPVEQPITLNHPIQPEGSSYAISKTAGEQYIKLSGINYITFRLANAYGPRNISGPLPTFYQRLTNNNPCFVMDTRRDFIYIQDLIDVVMTALKGEGSAGAYHISSGRDFSIKELFDATVQALGITLDEEVEIRPRGEEDAYTILLDPSKTEQDFKWKVTTSLEVGVKVAVEYYKRYGITETYTHLRVEDTKK, from the coding sequence ATGAAAGTTTTAATTACAGGTGGTGCGGGCTTTATAGGATCGCACCTTTCGGATCGTTTATTAGCTGAGGGAAATGAGGTTCTTGTAATTGATAATTATTCAACCGGTCGACGTGATAATCTTAAGGCTCATCCTAATTTGATTATTGTTGAAGGAACAATTGCCGACGAAGAAATAGTGGCAAAAATATTTGATGATTTTCATCCCGACCAGGTTGTCCATGCAGCAGCCTCTTACAAAGACCCTGACAACTGGGAAGAAGATGTACGTACCAATGTATTGGGATCAGCAATCATTACTAAAGAATCCAGACGTCTCAATGTGTCTCGTTTAATCTACTTTCAGACGGCACTTTGTTATGGTTTGAAACCTGTTGAACAACCGATAACACTAAACCATCCCATACAACCTGAAGGAAGTAGTTATGCAATAAGCAAGACAGCTGGAGAACAATATATCAAATTATCCGGTATAAACTATATTACGTTCCGTCTCGCAAACGCATACGGTCCCAGAAACATAAGCGGTCCATTGCCCACCTTTTATCAGCGGCTTACCAATAATAACCCTTGTTTTGTCATGGATACAAGACGCGACTTTATTTACATACAGGATTTAATAGACGTTGTAATGACAGCACTGAAGGGTGAAGGTTCTGCGGGTGCCTATCATATATCTTCAGGTAGAGACTTCTCAATTAAGGAACTATTCGATGCAACAGTCCAGGCCTTAGGTATTACTCTGGATGAGGAAGTTGAGATTCGTCCCAGAGGAGAAGAGGATGCATATACTATTTTACTTGATCCATCGAAAACCGAACAGGATTTTAAGTGGAAAGTTACAACATCACTTGAAGTAGGTGTCAAGGTTGCCGTTGAATATTATAAAAGGTATGGAATTACCGAAACATATACACACCTGAGAGTAGAAGACACCAAAAAGTAA
- a CDS encoding class I SAM-dependent methyltransferase, with translation MKSKIINSVYSRKPLRHHGTIPVFSESNEYIDNYEKISSDHLEHFQKTGHNPFIEEALWKQCEQSTIDLIKTYSNDNDKILDAGVGMGRLLSHFPYLKRYGFDISFGYLELSQKKGIEVCYTLVEELPYKQEYFDVVVCTDMLEHVLDLNLSVRNLLNVLKKSGILIVRVPYRENLYSYLPEVCPYKYVHVRNFDENSLKLLFERIFECKVVEITYAGYYPAMGRLKWSLPFFVGHSIWRQILTKIQKYAPILHRKIIEYLYYPIEMNFVIKK, from the coding sequence ATGAAAAGTAAAATCATTAACTCAGTCTATTCAAGAAAACCTCTCAGACATCATGGCACAATTCCTGTATTCTCGGAATCAAACGAATATATTGATAACTATGAAAAGATTTCTTCCGATCATTTAGAACATTTCCAAAAAACCGGACACAATCCCTTCATTGAAGAAGCACTTTGGAAACAATGCGAACAATCAACAATCGACCTTATAAAAACATATTCTAATGATAATGATAAAATTTTAGATGCTGGTGTGGGTATGGGACGTTTGCTGTCTCATTTCCCTTATTTAAAACGTTATGGTTTTGATATAAGCTTTGGCTACTTGGAACTATCACAAAAGAAAGGAATCGAAGTCTGCTATACATTAGTGGAAGAATTGCCCTATAAACAGGAATATTTTGATGTTGTTGTTTGCACGGACATGCTTGAACATGTATTAGACCTGAACTTGTCAGTCAGGAATCTTCTAAATGTTTTAAAAAAGAGTGGCATATTAATTGTTCGTGTTCCATACCGTGAAAACTTATATAGCTATCTTCCAGAAGTCTGTCCTTATAAGTATGTTCATGTAAGAAACTTTGATGAAAACTCTCTAAAGCTACTATTTGAACGTATCTTTGAATGCAAAGTTGTTGAAATTACATATGCTGGATATTATCCAGCAATGGGCCGACTTAAATGGTCCTTGCCATTTTTTGTGGGACATTCTATATGGCGGCAAATTTTAACGAAAATTCAGAAATATGCTCCCATATTGCATAGAAAAATCATAGAATACTTGTATTATCCAATTGAAATGAACTTTGTAATAAAAAAGTAA